Genomic DNA from Fibrobacter succinogenes:
AAATTCCGTTCAAAACGTACTACGCCTACACCGCCATGGGGTACTTTTTCAACAACCTTCTCCCCACCGGTTTTGGTGGAGACGCCGTCAAATCGCTTGCCTTCGGGAAGAAGTTCAACCAGACAAGCCAATCGGTCTCCGCAGTCCTCATCGCCCGCATACAGGGGCTCTTGGCCATGTTTCTTTGCTTCTTCATCGCGCTTCCGTTCGCGCTAAGCAAGGCTGACATTCCCTTGAGCTACACCTTGATTATGACCGCAGCTACATTCGCCTGCGTTGTATTCATTTCGCTCTGCCTTTTCTCGGATAAACTTCCCGTCCCACAAGCAATCACAAATAAATTCAAATTCATCACAAAACTTCAAGAAAGCCTTTCTATATACCGAAAGCACAAAAAGCAAATTCTGCTTTCTTCGTTGGATTCCCTTTGGCTACAGCTATTGACGCTGTTCATCGCTTACGCCTATTTCCGCGCCGTCGGAGTCCATGTAGATATCAGCATCCTGGTCGTATTCACAAGCATTACAATCGTCACATCGATGCTTCCAATTTCCTTAAACGGCATCGGCGTCCGCGAAGGAACACAGGTTGCGCTATTTACGGGTATCCTTGGAATCCCGGCCCCTGTTGTCTTGTCCGCCGGATTATTAGGTTACATTCCATTGCTTTTTCAAGCCGCGCAAGGAGCCGTTGTACTCATCGCCCGCAAGAAATAATCGACTCGCGGCGGTAA
This window encodes:
- a CDS encoding lysylphosphatidylglycerol synthase transmembrane domain-containing protein, whose amino-acid sequence is MAKNQTNKKVFAKRIIQILVSVGGFAYIFYKIPLSEVTDNWNLSMTPWVVAMLVAATLIMVIQANRWKGLSVQGPEIPFKTYYAYTAMGYFFNNLLPTGFGGDAVKSLAFGKKFNQTSQSVSAVLIARIQGLLAMFLCFFIALPFALSKADIPLSYTLIMTAATFACVVFISLCLFSDKLPVPQAITNKFKFITKLQESLSIYRKHKKQILLSSLDSLWLQLLTLFIAYAYFRAVGVHVDISILVVFTSITIVTSMLPISLNGIGVREGTQVALFTGILGIPAPVVLSAGLLGYIPLLFQAAQGAVVLIARKK